Genomic window (Verrucomicrobiota bacterium JB022):
GGGCCGCGGCAATGGGTGCTGGAAGAAGTCCCCGTGCCCGAACCGAAGGCCGATGAAGTCCTCATCCGCATGGAGGGTTGCGGCGTCTGCGGCTCCAACCTGCCGATCTGGGAAGGGCGCGACTGGTTCCAGTATCCAGTCAAGGCTGGCAACCCGGGCCATGAAGGTTGGGGCTATGTCGCAGCCGTGGGGGAAGACGTAACCGAGTGGCAAGTCGGCGATCGTGTGACTGCGCTCACCTATCATGCTTTTGCTCCGTACGACCTTGCCCACCGCAGCCAGGTTATCGCCTTGCCGGAGTCGCTCGACGGTCGCCCCATGCCGGGAGAACCGCTGGGCTGCGCGATCAACGTCTTCCGCCGCGCCCGCATTTTTGCCACTGACACGGTGGTGGTGATCGGCAGCGGCTTCCTCGGCACGTTGCTGGTCTCGCTTTGCGCCCGGGCTGGCGCCCGAGTGGCAGCCGTCAGTCGTCGCGAGTCGGCGCTGGAATTTGCCAAGGAATACGGGGCGGAATTTACGGTACGCGATACGGGAGACGGCCAGGACGTGACCAAACAGCTGCACGAGTGGGCTGGCAGCCAAGGGGTGAGCGTCGTTATCGAAGCCACAGGTGCCGCCGGCCCAATCGACCTCGCCACCAATCTGCTGAAGGAGCGGGGCCGCATGGTCATTGCCGGCTTCCACCAGGACGGGCTGCGCCAAGTCAACCTCCAGCAGTGGAACTGGCTGGGGCTCGACGTGATCAACGCCCATGAGCGCGATCCGCTGATCTACCTCGACGGCATGAAGCGTGCGGTGGAGCTGCAGGCGTTGGAAGGTCTCGACCCCCGTCGCCTTTACACCCACACCTTCGCGCTGGAAGACATCCAGCAGGCGTTCGAGACCATGCATGAGCGGCCTGAAGGCTTTATGAAGGCGCTCGTCTTGATGAATTCCTAGCTTCGACGGTTTCATGCTTGTCGCACCCGATTTTGTCTGGAACAGCCCCACGCGTCGCACGTTTGGGCAGCAGGAGCAAACAACAAGTCTCACCCTCTTTGCGCAGTGTTGATGGAAGCAACGGAAACATACCCGACCACACGCCGTGTATTGATGACCGCTGATACACTGGGCGGGGTGTGGACCTACGCCATGGAGCTCATCCGCTCGCTGGAGCCCCACCACGTCGAAGTCGCCCTCGTGGCGCGTGGCCGGGAGCCGAACCGCGAG
Coding sequences:
- a CDS encoding zinc-binding dehydrogenase, producing the protein MRAAVLKGPRQWVLEEVPVPEPKADEVLIRMEGCGVCGSNLPIWEGRDWFQYPVKAGNPGHEGWGYVAAVGEDVTEWQVGDRVTALTYHAFAPYDLAHRSQVIALPESLDGRPMPGEPLGCAINVFRRARIFATDTVVVIGSGFLGTLLVSLCARAGARVAAVSRRESALEFAKEYGAEFTVRDTGDGQDVTKQLHEWAGSQGVSVVIEATGAAGPIDLATNLLKERGRMVIAGFHQDGLRQVNLQQWNWLGLDVINAHERDPLIYLDGMKRAVELQALEGLDPRRLYTHTFALEDIQQAFETMHERPEGFMKALVLMNS